The proteins below are encoded in one region of Mycobacterium pseudokansasii:
- a CDS encoding WXG100 family type VII secretion target: MSQIMYNYPAMLAHAGNMSGYAGTLHSLGADIANEQAALSNAWQGDTGMTYQGWQTQWNQAMEDLMRSYQSMASTHESNTMAMLARDGAEAAKWG, from the coding sequence ATGTCACAGATTATGTACAACTACCCGGCGATGCTGGCGCACGCCGGGAACATGTCCGGCTATGCGGGCACCCTGCACAGCCTGGGCGCCGATATCGCCAACGAGCAGGCCGCGCTGTCCAATGCCTGGCAAGGCGATACCGGAATGACCTACCAGGGCTGGCAGACCCAGTGGAACCAGGCCATGGAAGACCTGATGCGGTCTTATCAGTCGATGGCCAGCACGCATGAATCCAACACCATGGCCATGCTGGCTCGCGACGGCGCCGAAGCCGCCAAGTGGGGGTAG
- the esxG gene encoding type VII secretion system protein EsxG, with protein MSLLDAHIPQLVASQSAFTAKAALMRHTVGQAEQSAMSAQAFHQGESAAAFQGAHARFVEAAARVNTLLDIAQANLGDAAGTYVAADAAAASTYTGF; from the coding sequence ATGAGTTTGTTGGATGCCCATATTCCGCAGTTGGTGGCGTCGCAGTCGGCGTTTACCGCCAAGGCCGCGTTGATGCGGCACACGGTCGGGCAGGCCGAGCAGTCGGCGATGTCGGCGCAGGCGTTTCATCAGGGCGAGTCGGCGGCGGCGTTTCAGGGCGCGCACGCCCGGTTTGTGGAGGCCGCCGCCCGGGTCAACACCTTGTTGGACATCGCGCAGGCCAATCTGGGTGATGCCGCGGGCACCTATGTGGCCGCCGATGCCGCCGCGGCGTCCACCTACACCGGCTTCTGA